The proteins below come from a single Eucalyptus grandis isolate ANBG69807.140 chromosome 3, ASM1654582v1, whole genome shotgun sequence genomic window:
- the LOC104438554 gene encoding umecyanin-like gives MAGDRAMTNLAGRVLAVVVVEIWWMLRSVEATSYVVGGSTGWSTPANGASFYSSWESGITFRVGDDLVFNFIDGQHSVAVVSQSDYNNCNTASPIQLFSNSPVNYMLNTTATVYFICTHDSHCSQGQKLAVTVGTAAPPGTITPPPPPPPPPPPGRSGTGYLYISGRVIFASMAIYFLVM, from the exons ATGGCCGGGGACAGAGCGATGACCAACTTGGCGGGTCGCGTTCTTGCGGTTGTGGTGGTGGAAATATGGTGGATGTTGAGGAGCGTGGAGGCGACGTCGTACGTGGTGGGAGGCTCCACTGGCTGGAGCACTCCGGCAAACGGGGCCTCCTTCTACTCCAGCTGGGAGAGCGGCATCACCTTTCGTGTCGGTGATGATTTAG TCTTCAACTTCATCGATGGCCAACACAGCGTCGCTGTCGTCTCACAGTCGGACTACAACAACTGCAACACCGCTTCTCCAATCCAACTCTTCAGTAATTCGCCGGTGAACTACATGCTCAACACCACCGCGACCGTCTACTTCATATGTACCCACGACTCTCATTGCTCGCAGGGCCAAAAGTTGGCTGTCACAGTTGGCACCGCTGCTCCGCCTGGCACCATCACTCCTCCGCCAcccccgccgcctccgccgcctccaGGCAGGTCCGGCACAGGGTATCTGTACATCTCAGGCCGTGTCATATTTGCTTCTATGGCCATATATTTTCTCGTGATGTAG
- the LOC104438551 gene encoding methyl-CpG-binding domain-containing protein 11: MANSVEKDEVVSLELPAPPGWTKKYLIKKGGTPKKNEIVFTAPSGDEITNRKQLDQYLKQHPGGPAISEFDWGTGETPRRSARINEKSKATPPPEVETPKKKARRTSASKKDKKETETAPEGTEEKKEVDMADAEKTEKDVAETEKEKGVPENKERAEDCDVKTVQTEEPTEGADTGKDEESKENKTDAGGDDKENEKIKDVELKEKVEQPRVETEKVDGPGEVKKPEETTGDKDKMLDGEEKDQINQSAPEPESDVKEKTAPNGSADNQNKLDVHEMGKKVDGEAIENGNRGSGPGEVAA; this comes from the coding sequence TATTTGATCAAGAAAGGTGGGACTcctaagaaaaatgagattgtctTCACTGCACCAAGTGGAGACGAGATCACCAACCGGAAGCAATTGGATCAGTACCTCAAACAACACCCGGGTGGTCCAGCTATATCAGAGTTCGACTGGGGGACTGGTGAGACTCCTAGGAGATCAGCCAGGATCAATGAGAAGTCAAAAGCAACTCCTCCGCCTGAAGTTGAAACCCCAAAGAAAAAAGCGAGGAGGACATCAGCTTCCaagaaagacaagaaagaaaCTGAAACTGCTCCTGAAGGGActgaggagaagaaagaagttgACATGGCAGATGCTGAAAAAACTGAAAAGGATGTAGCTGagactgaaaaagaaaagggagttCCTGAGAATAAAGAAAGAGCTGAAGATTGTGATGTTAAGACTGTTCAAACTGAAGAGCCAACAGAGGGAGCCGATACTGGCAAAGATGAGGAATCTAAGGAAAATAAGACAGATGCTGGTGGAGATgataaagaaaatgagaaaataaaagatgtgGAGCTGAAGGAGAAGGTTGAACAACCACGAGTTGAGACAGAAAAAGTGGATGGTCCTGGCGAAGTTAAAAAACCAGAAGAAACTACTGGTGACAAGGACAAAATGCTTGATGGAGAAGAGAAGGATCAAATCAACCAAAGCGCTCCTGAACCTGAATCTGATGTCAAGGAGAAAACAGCACCAAATGGAAGCGCTGACAACCAGAACAAGTTAGATGTTCACGAGATGGGCAAAAAGGTGGATGGCGAAGCCATTGAGAATGGAAACCGTGGAAGTGGACCTGGAGAGGTTGCGGCTTGA
- the LOC104438552 gene encoding LOW QUALITY PROTEIN: thylakoid lumenal 16.5 kDa protein, chloroplastic (The sequence of the model RefSeq protein was modified relative to this genomic sequence to represent the inferred CDS: deleted 1 base in 1 codon): MATSFLPTANPLFLPCSSSSSSSTSSLSPAAFNPRKNHLRSNITTCKALSDPPIAPASRRGLAISLVTTSFLFSLGGGEIGGANAAILEADDDVELLEKVKKDRKKRLERQGIINSSKTEKGYLQDLVYKLSEVGQAIESNDLPAASSVLGGSTETEWLKKANLALMKLTSSPEEKTEVDTFNSSVASLISSVRRNDIESSKVAFITSASAFERWTTLTGLVEVLKGL; encoded by the exons ATGGCAACCTCATTCCTTCCCACTGCAAACCCCCTGTTCCTCCCctgctcttcctcttcctcttcttcaacttcttcattgTCACCAGCCGCATTTAATCCCCGCAAGAACCACTTGAGGAGCAACATCACTACCTGCAAGGCATTGAGCGATCCGCCCATTGCACCGGCGAGCAGGAGAGGCCTTGCCATTTCTCTCGTGACcacttccttccttttctctttgggaGGGGGAGAAATC GGTGGTGCCAATGCAGCTATTCTTGAGGCTGATGATGATGTGGAGCTCCTGGAGAAGGTGAAGAAGGACAGGAAGAAGAGGCTGGAGAGGCAAGGGATCATCAATTCATCCAAAACTGAAAAGG GATATTTGCAAGATCTCGTGTACAAACTGAGTGAAGTAGGCCAAGCCATAGAAAGCAATGACCTACCAGCGGCAAGTTCAGTTCTCGGAGGAAGCACAGAGACAGAATGGCTCAAGAAGGCCAACCTTGCATTGATGAAG CTGACTTCAAGTCCTGAAGAAAAGACTGAGGTGGACACGTTTAATTCATCAGTGGCTTCATTAATATCATCAG TCAGAAGGAATGACATTGAATCTTCCAAAGTCGCTTTCATCACATCAGCTAGCGCTTTTGAGAGATGGACAACCTTAACAGGGCTCGTCGAAGTGCTCAAAGGACTATAG
- the LOC104438553 gene encoding glucan endo-1,3-beta-glucosidase 14 has translation MRRGRLLVQFLYLLLLCCDDPIVAWAAEAFIGTYGINYGRLADNIPSPDKVVTLLRAAKIRNVRIYDADHTVLTAFSGTGLDLVVGLPNGNLKDVNASEDNALDWVKDNVQSFLPDTRIRGIAVGNEVLGASSNELGGVLLGAVKNVYSALKKLNLDKVVQITTAHSTAVLANSYPPSSCKFNDNVDQYMKPLLEFFQEIGSPFCLNAYPFLAYLSDPGNIDVNYALFQKTQGIYDQKNDVRYDNMLDAIIDATYVALEDAGFKKMEVIVTETGWASKGDSNEAAATVDNARTYNYNLRKRLALRKGTPLRPKHALKAYIFALFNEDQKPGPTSERNYGLFKPDGSLAYDIGFPALKSSSATSLRGSLKVIRARACIGSNVVVHAASTIILILFSRF, from the exons atgaggCGGGGCAGGCTCCTCGTGCAGTTTCTCTATCTATTATTGCTCTGCTGTGATGACCCAATTG TTGCGTGGGCCGCTGAAGCATTCATTGGTACCTATGGAATAAATTACGGGAGGCTTGCAGATAATATCCCTTCCCCTGACAAAGTTGTTACTCTTCTCAGAGCAGCAAAAATAAGGAATGTACGTATTTATGATGCTGATCACACAGTCCTCACAGCTTTTAGTGGAACTGGACTTGATTTAGTTGTTGGGCTTCCGAATGGTAACCTAAAAGATGTCAATGCTAGTGAAGATAATGCATTAGATTGGGTTAAAGATAATGTGCAGTCTTTCCTCCCTGACACACGGATTCGCGGGATTGCAGTGGGCAATGAAGTGTTGGGAGCAAGCAGTAATGAACTTGGGGGTGTTCTTTTGGGCGCAGTGAAAAATGTGTACAGTGCCTTGAAGAAACTTAATTTGGACAAGGTGGTGCAAATAACGACTGCACATTCAACGGCCGTCTTAGCTAATTCTTATCCTCCCTCTTCATGTAAGTTCAATGACAATGTGGACCAGTACATGAAGcctcttttggaatttttccaggAAATTGGTTCTCCATTCTGTTTGAATGCTTACCCATTTTTGGCTTATCTGAGTGATCCCGGGAATATCGACGTCAATTATGCCCTCTTCCAGAAGACCCAGGGTATCTATGATCAGAAAAACGATGTACGCTATGATAATATGCTAGATGCTATTATTGATGCTACCTATGTTGCTCTTGAGGATGCTGGATTTAAAAAGATGGAAGTCATTGTCACCGAGACAGGGTGGGCCTCAAAAGGAGATAGTAATGAAGCTGCAGCGACCGTGGATAATGCGAGGACATACAACTATAACCTGCGCAAAAGACTTGCCTTAAGGAAAGGGACTCCTTTGAGACCAAAACATGCGCTGAAGGCTTATATTTTTGCCTTGTTTAATGAGGATCAGAAACCGGGACCTACTTCTGAGAGAAATTATGGACTGTTCAAGCCTGATGGAAGCCTTGCGTATGATATAGGATTTCCAGCGCTTAAATCTTCATCTGCAACATCTTTGCGTGGCTCTTTGAAG GTAATTCGAGCTCGAGCTTGTATTGGGTCAAACGTTGTTGTCCATGCGGCCTCTACAATCATACTGATACTGTTTTCCAGATTCTAA